One Artemia franciscana chromosome 7, ASM3288406v1, whole genome shotgun sequence DNA segment encodes these proteins:
- the LOC136029581 gene encoding uncharacterized protein LOC136029581: protein MPLEPASEADKETENLKLKQDCQWLQGHLLAQTVFQLRLSSSFFLSSCLPPRNFPIFLLKMVSSQVLESVIVLLFFLKVDQGIILQIIVPYLFYQCLVKFLKKLCSLDFWIFLILNTFIMIFSLVLWPSTQLSMHVQLLNYLHSALDSGLIPSALFLDVRKALDSLMHKILLLKLSHIGIRGIAYSWFLSYLSGQVISVDSHFSNPSGIEFDVSQGSVIGPILFSIYVKDLKNEIKNLKSTIFCRLCQPVSVTNCDRSSSLLDPLIAFADDSTLGTTGRTESDHASKMMALFERVIQWFDVIYPALNIGK from the coding sequence atgCCATTGGAACCTGCCTCTGAAGCGgataaagaaacagaaaatctGAAGCTGAAACAGGATTGTCAATGGCTTCAGGGTCATCTtctggcccagaccgtattccaactaaggttgtcaagttcattcttcctgtcatcATGTCTGCCCCCACGAAACTTcccaatctttcttttgaaaatggtgtcttcccaagtgctTGAAAGCGTGATCGTgctattattctttttaaaggtggatcaaggaattatcctgcaaattatcgtcccatatctcttttatcagtgtttagtaaaatttttgaaaaagctatgctcACTCGACTTCtggattttcttaattctaaacacttttatcatgattttcagtttggttttatgGCCAAGCACTCAACTGAGCATGCACGTGCAACTCTTGAACTATTTACATTCAGCTCTTGATTCTGGGCTGATACCATCTGCTCTTTTTCTCGACGTTCGAAAAGCACTTGACTCATTAAtgcacaagattcttcttttgaaactgtcccatattggtataagagggATTGCTTATTCTTGGTTTCTATCATACTTATCTGGTCAAGTCATCTCGGTTGATTCGCACTTTTCTAACCCTTCTGGAATAGAATTTGACGTTTCACAAGGATCTGTCATAGGACCGATACTCTTTTCAATCTACGTCAAAGACCTTAAAAATgagattaaaaatttaaaatcaaccATTTtctgtcgtctttgtcaaccagtatccgTCACTAATTGTGACAGGAGTTCGTCCCTACTGGATCCgcttattgcttttgctgatgacagtactcttggaacaactggtagaactgagtctgatcATGCTTCAAAGATGATggccctttttgaaagagttatccagtggtttgatgtaatTTATCCTGCcttaaatattggaaaataa
- the LOC136029584 gene encoding recQ-like DNA helicase Blm, translated as MAFGMGIDKPDVRYVIHFSIPKSIEGYYQESGRAGRDGGPAHCILYYSFSDVAKIRNVIERDKENPAAWARQIDNLWRMVAYCDNLTDCRRSVMLDYFGEIFDREVCRANVRHACDNCSVEEEFVLKDVTEDCKLIVKAIDEICGSQKSDFTVLHFIDVFEGSAAKKVVDSNHDELPFHGKGKKWERAEIERLFCRLLIDEYIREELVVNHEDIPNAYLRLGKNAPLLLQGKRKVFYPLLLYVS; from the exons ATGGCCTTTGGAATGGGTATAGACAAACCTGACGTAAGATATGTCATACATTTTTCAATTCCCAAATCAATTGAAGGCTATTATCAAGAATCTGGAAGAGCAGGACGTGATGGTGGTCCAGCTCATTGTATACTATATTATTCGTTCAGTGATGTTGCTAAAATCAGGAATGTGATTGAAC GGGACAAGGAAAATCCAGCTGCTTGGGCACGTCAGATTGATAACCTCTGGCGAATGGTAGCCTATTGTGACAACCTAACAGATTGCAGACGCTCCGTCATGCTTGACTACTTTGGAGAAATATTTGACCGTGAAGTATGTCGTGCAAACGTAAGACATGCTTGCGATAATTGTTCAgttgag GAGGAATTTGTTCTTAAAGATGTTACGGAAGACTGTAAGCTTATAGTAAAGGCAATTGATGAAATTTGTGGAagtcaaaaaagtgattttacaGTGCTTcattttattgatgtctttgaAGGAAGTGCTGCCAAGAAGGTTGTAGACTCGA ATCATGACGAGCTACCATTTCACGGAAAGGGGAAGAAGTGGGAAAGAGCTGAGATTGAAAGACTTTTTTGCAGACTTTTAATAGATGAGTATATTAGAGAAGAGCTGGTTGTAAACCATGAAGATATTCCCAATGCTTATCTCCGCCTTGGAAAAAATGCACCTTTGTTGCTTCAAGGCAAACGAAAGGTATTTTATCCCTTGCTTTTGTATGTCTCTTAA